A region of Streptomyces sp. NBC_00654 DNA encodes the following proteins:
- a CDS encoding acyl-CoA thioesterase II translates to MSAPLDSLLDLLDLEQIERDIFRGLSRSAVVPRVFGGQVAAQALVAAGRTVPADRGAHSLHAYFLRAGDPGAPIVYSVDRIRDGKSFTTRRVVAVQHGQPVFHLSASFQTYEDGLEHQAGMPAAPDPETLPTAAEMLPRYADRFSDPGVVDRLIEARAAVDLRYVDAPPFGTVGEPRDPRSQVWFRTNGKLADDPLLHVCMATYVSDMTLLDSVLLAHGRGGWAVGDVVGASLDHAMWFHRPFRADEWLLYDQESPSASGGRGLGQARIYTQDGQLAITVIQEGVVRVPRD, encoded by the coding sequence ATGAGCGCACCACTCGACTCCCTGCTCGATCTGCTCGACCTGGAGCAGATCGAGCGGGACATCTTCCGGGGCCTGAGCCGCAGCGCGGTCGTGCCCCGTGTCTTCGGCGGCCAGGTCGCGGCCCAGGCGCTGGTCGCCGCGGGCCGTACCGTCCCGGCCGACCGGGGAGCCCACTCCCTGCACGCGTACTTCCTCCGCGCGGGGGATCCGGGCGCGCCGATCGTGTACAGCGTCGACCGGATCCGCGACGGGAAGTCCTTCACCACCCGCCGGGTCGTCGCCGTCCAGCACGGCCAGCCGGTCTTCCACCTCTCCGCGTCCTTCCAGACGTACGAGGACGGGCTGGAGCACCAGGCCGGCATGCCGGCCGCGCCGGATCCGGAGACGCTGCCCACGGCCGCCGAGATGCTGCCCCGGTACGCGGACCGGTTCAGCGACCCCGGGGTCGTGGACCGGCTGATCGAGGCGCGGGCCGCCGTCGACCTGCGGTACGTGGACGCCCCGCCGTTCGGGACGGTCGGTGAACCCCGCGATCCCCGCTCCCAGGTGTGGTTCAGGACCAACGGCAAGCTCGCGGACGATCCGCTGCTGCACGTCTGCATGGCCACGTACGTCTCCGACATGACGCTCCTCGACTCGGTGCTGCTCGCCCACGGGCGCGGCGGCTGGGCGGTCGGGGACGTGGTGGGCGCCAGCCTGGACCACGCGATGTGGTTCCACCGTCCCTTCCGGGCCGACGAATGGCTGCTGTACGACCAGGAGTCGCCCTCGGCGTCCGGCGGGCGCGGTCTGGGCCAGGCCCGGATCTACACGCAGGACGGGCAGCTGGCGATCACCGTCATCCAGGAGGGCGTGGTCCGGGTCCCCCGGGACTGA
- a CDS encoding DUF5713 family protein, translating to MAITNERVAEYTFLLPLYEDDYYPDHVLDKGKAILFRLCERIEAENPADLAALYALTEVATEAFNDLEAEFDAAGSEIETVAREEIGEAFWFIATAYGFEDADGEELIAAREW from the coding sequence ATGGCGATCACGAACGAGCGGGTGGCCGAGTACACGTTCCTGCTCCCGCTGTACGAGGACGATTACTACCCGGACCACGTGCTCGACAAGGGCAAGGCGATCCTGTTCCGCCTGTGCGAGCGGATCGAGGCCGAAAACCCCGCGGACCTGGCGGCGTTGTACGCGCTGACCGAGGTCGCGACCGAGGCGTTCAACGACCTGGAGGCGGAGTTCGACGCGGCGGGCAGCGAGATCGAGACCGTGGCCCGCGAGGAGATAGGCGAGGCGTTCTGGTTCATCGCGACGGCGTACGGCTTCGAGGACGCGGACGGCGAGGAGCTGATCGCGGCCCGGGAGTGGTGA
- a CDS encoding LCP family protein — MVAAAVLTPLLALGVIRTADAIPSSNNLDNKGRGLNILLVGTDGRDTITPREKKKFRLGGVACDCTDTMMLVHIAQNRKRASVVSIPRDSFAQLPAHQDRRTGERHGTHPVKINGAYAEGGAGLSMRTVEKMTGVTIDRFLAVDFSRFMKAVDAIGGVDICTARPLKDPVTGLGLSPGTHRLNGGESLRFARSRKVDGSADFGRMQRQQRFVVSFIKKLRADGTMRSPARLAKLTDVLLSGPRTERNVTLPDLVSLARDMRGITLSSLEFASVPVKGFHPDIEGVGSTIDWDEEKADAVFATMRKDRPLSEAKAALPSRPGATTARQGEFVPVKGSRIGCG; from the coding sequence GTGGTCGCCGCCGCGGTGCTGACGCCTCTGCTCGCCCTGGGCGTCATTCGGACAGCGGACGCCATTCCGTCGTCGAACAACCTCGACAACAAAGGGCGCGGCCTGAATATCCTGCTCGTCGGCACGGACGGCCGGGACACGATCACCCCGCGGGAAAAGAAGAAATTCCGCCTGGGCGGCGTCGCCTGCGACTGCACGGACACCATGATGCTGGTCCATATCGCGCAGAACCGGAAAAGGGCCTCCGTCGTCAGCATCCCGCGCGACTCCTTCGCCCAGCTCCCCGCGCACCAGGACCGGCGCACGGGTGAGCGGCACGGAACGCACCCGGTGAAGATCAACGGGGCGTACGCCGAGGGCGGCGCCGGACTCTCGATGCGTACCGTCGAGAAGATGACCGGCGTGACGATCGACCGCTTCCTCGCCGTCGACTTCTCCCGCTTCATGAAAGCCGTCGACGCCATCGGCGGGGTCGACATCTGTACCGCGCGCCCGCTGAAGGACCCCGTGACCGGACTCGGCCTCTCCCCCGGCACCCACCGGCTCAACGGCGGCGAATCGCTCCGGTTCGCCCGCTCACGCAAGGTCGACGGTTCCGCCGACTTCGGCCGTATGCAGCGGCAGCAGCGGTTCGTCGTCTCGTTCATCAAGAAACTCCGGGCCGACGGAACAATGCGCAGCCCTGCCCGGCTCGCGAAACTCACCGACGTGCTGCTCTCCGGCCCCCGCACGGAAAGGAATGTCACTCTGCCCGACCTGGTCTCCCTGGCCCGGGACATGCGCGGCATCACGCTCTCGTCGCTCGAATTCGCCTCCGTACCCGTCAAGGGCTTCCACCCCGACATCGAGGGCGTCGGATCGACGATCGACTGGGACGAGGAGAAGGCGGACGCCGTGTTCGCGACCATGCGGAAGGACCGGCCGCTGTCCGAGGCGAAGGCGGCGCTCCCCTCCCGGCCGGGCGCCACCACCGCACGCCAGGGTGAGTTCGTGCCCGTCAAGGGCTCGCGCATCGGCTGCGGCTGA
- the speB gene encoding agmatinase, translating into MSSNAAPRGPVDSSRVPRYAGPATFARLPRLDEVGAADVAVVGVPFDSGVSYRPGARFGGNAIREASRLLRPYNPAQDASPFALAQVADAGDIAANPFNINEAVETVEAAADDLLGTGARLMTLGGDHTIALPLLRSVAKKHGPVALLHFDAHLDTWDTYFGAEYTHGTPFRRAVEEGILDTSALSHVGTRGPLYGKQDLTDDEKMGFGIVTSADVMRRGVDEIADQLRQRIGDRPLYISIDIDVLDPAHAPGTGTPEAGGLTSRELLEILRGLASCHLVSADLVEVAPAYDHAEITSVAASHTAYELTTIMSRQIAAAKGKQAK; encoded by the coding sequence ATGAGCAGCAACGCAGCGCCGCGCGGCCCCGTCGACTCCTCCCGCGTCCCGCGGTACGCCGGACCCGCGACGTTCGCCCGGCTGCCCCGCCTCGACGAGGTCGGCGCCGCCGATGTCGCCGTCGTCGGCGTGCCCTTCGACAGCGGGGTCTCCTACCGGCCCGGCGCCCGCTTCGGCGGCAACGCGATCCGTGAGGCGTCCCGGCTCCTGCGCCCGTACAACCCGGCCCAGGACGCCTCGCCGTTCGCCCTCGCCCAGGTCGCCGACGCGGGTGACATCGCGGCCAACCCGTTCAACATCAACGAGGCCGTCGAGACGGTCGAGGCCGCCGCCGACGATCTGCTCGGCACCGGCGCCCGGCTGATGACGCTCGGCGGCGACCACACCATCGCGCTGCCCCTGCTGCGGTCCGTCGCCAAGAAGCACGGCCCGGTCGCGCTGCTCCACTTCGACGCCCACCTGGACACCTGGGACACCTACTTCGGTGCCGAGTACACCCACGGCACCCCGTTCCGGCGGGCCGTCGAGGAAGGCATCCTCGACACCTCGGCCCTCTCCCACGTCGGCACCCGCGGCCCGCTGTACGGCAAGCAGGACCTCACCGACGACGAGAAGATGGGCTTCGGCATCGTCACCTCGGCCGATGTCATGCGGCGCGGCGTCGACGAGATCGCCGACCAGCTGCGCCAGCGCATCGGGGACCGGCCGCTCTACATCTCCATCGACATCGACGTCCTGGACCCGGCGCACGCCCCCGGCACCGGCACCCCCGAGGCCGGCGGCCTCACCTCCCGCGAACTGCTGGAGATCCTGCGCGGGCTCGCCTCCTGCCACCTGGTCTCCGCCGACCTGGTCGAGGTCGCGCCCGCGTACGACCACGCCGAGATCACCTCCGTCGCCGCCTCCCACACCGCGTACGAACTGACGACGATCATGTCCCGGCAGATCGCGGCGGCGAAGGGGAAGCAGGCCAAGTGA
- a CDS encoding thiamine pyrophosphate-binding protein, producing the protein MSHDHDDRPRLTPAQAEAALSPPPGRNGGDLVVESLQGLGATTVFGLPGQHALGMFDALRRSSLSYVGLRVENNAGFAADAYGRITGEVAPLLLSTGPGALTSLAALQEAAAASAPVLAISSQIPTAGLGGGRHGYLHELRDQQASFRDIVKSVHTVRSASQIPSAIAAAWESALTAPHGPVWVEIPQDVLLAGTVLPVVSAMDATPREVHPRPELTVAAAHLLSNAERPAIIAGGGVVRSDASGKLRALAERINAPVVTTFGGKGAFPWEHPLSLRSWLEDRHTTDFLESADVLLVVGSGLGELSSNYHTFSPRGRVIQIEADAGKLESNHPALGIHSDAREALADLLEAVTERPDEDAAGRVRTVLEKVRARIDAQDLTLEQGVLASVREALPDTAPSFWDMTILAYWAWSAFDARHPNTMHSAQGAGGLGYGFPAAIGAAAADPTRPVLAVSGDGGAMYSLAELATARQYGLPVTWLIVDDGGYGILREYMTGAFGEATATDLARPDFVALAESFGVPAVRTTPESLATDLAKALAAPGPSVVVLPALLRMFEPTHL; encoded by the coding sequence GTGAGCCACGACCACGACGACCGGCCGCGGCTCACACCCGCCCAGGCCGAGGCCGCCCTCAGCCCCCCGCCGGGACGCAATGGCGGCGACCTCGTGGTCGAATCCCTCCAGGGGCTCGGCGCGACCACCGTCTTCGGGCTGCCCGGCCAGCACGCGCTCGGCATGTTCGACGCGCTGCGCCGCTCCTCCCTCTCGTACGTCGGCCTGCGCGTCGAGAACAACGCGGGCTTCGCCGCCGACGCCTACGGCCGGATCACCGGGGAAGTGGCGCCCCTGCTGCTCTCCACCGGACCCGGCGCGCTCACCTCGCTCGCCGCCCTCCAGGAGGCGGCCGCCGCGTCCGCCCCGGTGCTCGCGATCTCCAGCCAGATCCCGACGGCCGGTCTGGGTGGCGGCCGGCACGGCTATCTGCACGAACTCCGCGATCAGCAGGCGTCGTTCCGCGACATCGTGAAGTCCGTGCACACCGTCCGTTCGGCCTCGCAGATCCCGTCCGCGATCGCCGCCGCCTGGGAGTCCGCGCTGACCGCCCCGCACGGCCCGGTCTGGGTGGAGATCCCGCAGGACGTGCTGCTGGCCGGGACCGTGCTGCCGGTCGTCAGCGCGATGGACGCCACCCCTCGCGAGGTCCACCCGCGCCCCGAACTGACCGTGGCCGCCGCCCACCTCCTGTCGAACGCCGAGCGTCCGGCGATCATCGCGGGCGGCGGAGTCGTACGCTCCGACGCGAGCGGCAAGCTGCGCGCGCTCGCCGAGCGGATCAACGCCCCGGTCGTCACCACGTTCGGCGGCAAGGGCGCGTTCCCGTGGGAGCACCCGCTCTCGCTGCGCTCCTGGCTGGAGGACCGGCACACGACGGACTTCCTGGAGTCCGCCGACGTCCTGCTCGTCGTCGGCTCCGGACTCGGTGAACTGTCCTCGAACTACCACACGTTCAGCCCGCGCGGCCGGGTCATCCAGATCGAGGCCGATGCCGGGAAGCTGGAGTCCAACCATCCCGCTCTCGGTATCCACTCCGACGCCCGCGAGGCGCTCGCCGACCTCCTCGAAGCGGTGACGGAGCGCCCGGACGAGGACGCGGCCGGGCGAGTGCGTACGGTGCTGGAGAAGGTACGGGCCCGGATCGACGCCCAGGACCTCACCCTGGAGCAGGGGGTCCTCGCCTCCGTGCGCGAGGCCCTGCCCGACACGGCCCCCAGCTTCTGGGACATGACGATCCTGGCCTACTGGGCCTGGTCCGCGTTCGACGCCCGCCACCCCAACACCATGCACTCGGCCCAGGGTGCCGGCGGCCTCGGCTACGGCTTCCCGGCGGCCATCGGCGCGGCGGCGGCCGACCCCACGCGGCCGGTGCTCGCGGTCTCCGGCGACGGCGGCGCGATGTACTCCCTCGCCGAACTGGCCACGGCCCGCCAGTACGGCCTGCCCGTCACCTGGCTGATCGTCGACGACGGCGGCTACGGCATCCTGCGCGAGTACATGACGGGAGCCTTCGGCGAGGCCACCGCGACGGACCTGGCCCGCCCGGACTTCGTCGCCCTGGCCGAGTCCTTCGGCGTCCCCGCCGTCCGTACGACGCCGGAGTCCCTGGCCACCGACCTGGCGAAGGCCCTGGCCGCCCCGGGCCCGTCGGTCGTCGTGCTTCCGGCCCTGCTGCGGATGTTCGAGCCGACGCACCTGTAG
- a CDS encoding cation diffusion facilitator family transporter yields MSDEKSGGGESAFTVVVAAVANLGIAVAKAVAGLISGSSAMLSEAAHSVADTVTEVMLLTALRRSGKPADEDHPLGYGPERYIWAMLASIATFVGGAVFSVYDGVHTLVEGEDLGDPLISYIVLGVAFVLEGYSLRTGVKQVRREASRLRVPDAYYLRHTPDTAVKAVVMEDSAALIGLLLAAGGLLGGQLSGSGVWDGIASVLIGVLLVYVAWVLGRSNAQLLIGRPLPKAMRAGVREELLSVPHIVDVLELTTLIQGPDEILIAAKIDFRDMAGAEQVEWACEEAEAQLRERFPSIHRVYLDPTPGPGQRAARRARGTG; encoded by the coding sequence ATGAGCGACGAGAAGTCCGGTGGTGGGGAGTCCGCGTTCACGGTCGTCGTGGCGGCGGTCGCCAATCTCGGCATCGCCGTGGCGAAGGCCGTCGCGGGGCTGATCAGCGGATCGAGCGCGATGCTCTCCGAGGCCGCGCACTCGGTGGCCGACACCGTCACCGAGGTCATGCTCCTCACCGCGCTCCGGCGGAGCGGGAAGCCGGCCGACGAGGACCATCCCCTCGGCTACGGCCCCGAGCGCTACATCTGGGCGATGCTCGCCTCCATCGCGACGTTCGTCGGCGGCGCCGTCTTCTCCGTGTACGACGGCGTCCACACCCTCGTCGAGGGCGAGGATCTCGGCGATCCGCTCATCTCGTACATCGTGCTCGGCGTCGCCTTCGTGCTGGAGGGCTACTCCCTGCGCACCGGCGTCAAGCAGGTGCGGCGCGAGGCGTCGAGGCTGCGCGTCCCGGACGCGTACTACCTCCGCCACACCCCCGACACCGCGGTCAAGGCCGTCGTGATGGAAGACTCGGCGGCCCTGATCGGTCTGCTGCTGGCCGCGGGCGGGCTGCTCGGCGGGCAGCTCTCCGGGTCCGGCGTCTGGGACGGCATCGCCTCCGTCCTGATCGGCGTGCTGCTCGTGTACGTGGCCTGGGTGCTCGGCCGGTCCAACGCCCAGCTGCTGATCGGCCGTCCGCTGCCGAAGGCGATGCGGGCGGGGGTCCGCGAGGAACTGCTCTCGGTCCCGCACATCGTGGACGTACTGGAGCTGACCACGCTGATCCAGGGGCCGGACGAGATCCTGATCGCCGCGAAGATCGACTTCCGGGACATGGCCGGCGCCGAGCAGGTCGAGTGGGCCTGCGAGGAGGCGGAGGCGCAGTTGCGGGAACGCTTTCCGTCCATCCACCGCGTCTATCTCGATCCGACGCCGGGGCCCGGACAGCGGGCTGCGCGCCGGGCGCGCGGAACCGGGTGA
- a CDS encoding acyl-CoA dehydrogenase family protein, protein MRRTVFNEDHEAFRETIRAFIKAEVAPVYDEWFAAGQVPREFYHKLGELGVFGIEVDEEYGGAGIESHKYEAVIYEETSRAGVSFGGSGVHTLLGLPYIKMLATDDQKKRWLPKFATGEEMWALAMTEPGTGSDVAGMKTTAKLSEDGTHYVLNGAKTFITGGVHADRVIVCARTSAPREDDRRFGISLFAVDTTSEGYSVGRKLDKLGLRTSDTAELAFVDVKVPAEDLLGEENKGFGYLGTNLASERWGIAFGAYAQAAAAVRFAQAYVQDRTVFGKTVASFQNTKFELAACQAEVDAAQAVADRALEALDAGELTPAEAASAKLFCTEVAHRVIDRCLQLHGGYGYMNEYPIARLYADNRVNRIYGGTSEVMKSIIAKSMGL, encoded by the coding sequence GTGCGCCGTACGGTATTCAACGAGGACCACGAGGCGTTCCGGGAGACCATCCGCGCCTTCATCAAGGCCGAGGTCGCGCCGGTCTACGACGAGTGGTTCGCCGCCGGCCAGGTGCCGCGCGAGTTCTACCACAAGCTCGGTGAGCTGGGCGTCTTCGGCATCGAGGTCGACGAGGAGTACGGCGGCGCGGGCATCGAGTCGCACAAGTACGAGGCCGTCATCTACGAGGAGACCTCCCGCGCGGGTGTCTCCTTCGGCGGCTCCGGCGTGCACACGCTACTCGGCCTGCCGTACATCAAGATGCTCGCCACCGACGACCAGAAGAAGCGCTGGCTGCCGAAGTTCGCCACCGGTGAGGAGATGTGGGCGCTCGCGATGACCGAGCCCGGCACCGGCTCCGACGTCGCGGGCATGAAGACCACCGCCAAGCTCTCCGAGGACGGCACGCACTACGTCCTCAACGGCGCCAAGACGTTCATCACCGGTGGGGTGCACGCCGACCGCGTGATCGTCTGCGCCCGCACCTCCGCCCCGCGCGAGGACGACCGCCGCTTCGGCATCTCCCTCTTCGCCGTCGACACCACGTCCGAGGGCTACTCGGTCGGCCGCAAGCTCGACAAGCTCGGCCTGCGCACCTCCGACACCGCCGAGCTGGCGTTCGTCGATGTCAAGGTCCCGGCCGAGGACCTGCTCGGCGAGGAGAACAAGGGCTTCGGCTACCTCGGCACCAACCTGGCCTCCGAGCGCTGGGGCATCGCCTTCGGCGCGTACGCGCAGGCCGCTGCCGCCGTCCGGTTCGCCCAGGCCTATGTCCAGGACCGTACGGTCTTCGGCAAGACGGTCGCCTCGTTCCAGAACACCAAGTTCGAGCTGGCCGCCTGCCAGGCCGAGGTCGACGCCGCCCAGGCCGTCGCCGACCGCGCGCTGGAGGCCCTCGACGCGGGCGAGCTGACCCCCGCCGAGGCCGCGTCCGCGAAGCTGTTCTGCACCGAGGTGGCGCACCGTGTCATCGACCGCTGCCTCCAGCTCCACGGCGGCTACGGCTACATGAACGAGTACCCGATCGCCCGCCTGTACGCGGACAACCGGGTCAACCGGATCTACGGCGGCACCAGCGAGGTCATGAAGTCGATCATCGCCAAGTCCATGGGTCTGTAG
- a CDS encoding PucR family transcriptional regulator encodes MPDLPAGPPTPPIPLAALLAREELGLRRIAGPVHADLLWVHTSEMADPYPYLLGGELLLSAGVLLTDPDRFVARLVEAGAAALGFGVRPVHETVPRALVEACERHGLPLIEVPPETPFTAIARAVWRLMSEARHRELRRVTRAQQALATAAARPDPVPAVLRQLAAQLGGRAALLTAGGEELHGAGSRPAPEVREALRRLARVVTPGEPPSPASPASAPMAPTPPAPVSPAPASATDTCGEAQLSAYALGGGQGLVLALATRRRGTGDHTVAGIAVVLLSLLAAPHQGADAAGRSAALVRMLLGAAPQEVTPLLGGEGPWTVVHARRTDGSTAGPLTAGALGASLGSALVDAGRGGDAVRIVLTGPAPLTPQPGWTLGASSPVPVGDLDAADTRAARALGHAEATRTPLEVGSPASGLAALIPPDRAAAHARALLAPLTAPLADTLRCWLSLHGNWDRTAVALSVHRNTVRQRVGRCAELLDMDLNDMDVRTELWFALRRT; translated from the coding sequence ATGCCGGACCTGCCCGCCGGGCCGCCCACCCCGCCGATCCCGCTGGCCGCGCTCCTGGCGAGGGAGGAGCTCGGGCTGCGCCGGATCGCGGGGCCGGTCCACGCGGACCTGCTGTGGGTGCACACCTCGGAGATGGCCGACCCGTACCCGTATCTGCTCGGCGGTGAGCTGCTGCTGAGTGCCGGGGTGCTGCTCACGGACCCGGACCGCTTTGTCGCCCGGCTGGTGGAGGCGGGGGCGGCGGCGCTGGGCTTCGGGGTGCGGCCGGTGCACGAGACGGTGCCGCGGGCGCTGGTCGAGGCGTGCGAGCGGCACGGCCTGCCGCTGATCGAGGTGCCGCCCGAGACGCCCTTCACCGCCATCGCGCGGGCGGTGTGGCGGCTGATGTCCGAGGCGCGCCACCGCGAGCTGCGCCGGGTGACCCGCGCGCAGCAGGCCCTGGCGACGGCGGCGGCCCGCCCCGACCCGGTGCCCGCGGTACTGCGGCAGCTCGCCGCGCAGCTCGGGGGCCGGGCGGCGCTGCTGACGGCGGGGGGCGAGGAACTGCACGGGGCGGGCAGCCGCCCGGCACCGGAGGTGCGGGAGGCGCTGAGGCGGCTGGCGAGGGTGGTGACCCCGGGCGAACCGCCCTCCCCCGCGTCACCGGCTTCCGCGCCCATGGCTCCCACGCCTCCGGCTCCCGTGTCACCGGCTCCCGCGTCGGCGACGGACACGTGCGGCGAGGCGCAGTTGTCCGCGTACGCGCTGGGAGGCGGTCAGGGCCTGGTGCTGGCCCTGGCGACCCGGCGGCGCGGGACGGGTGACCACACGGTGGCCGGTATCGCGGTCGTCCTGCTCTCCCTGCTGGCCGCCCCGCACCAGGGCGCCGACGCGGCGGGCCGTTCGGCCGCGCTCGTACGGATGCTGCTGGGCGCGGCTCCGCAGGAGGTGACCCCGCTGCTGGGCGGCGAGGGCCCCTGGACCGTGGTGCACGCCCGCCGCACGGACGGCTCCACCGCCGGCCCGCTCACCGCCGGGGCCCTCGGCGCCTCCCTCGGCTCCGCCCTGGTCGACGCGGGCAGGGGTGGCGACGCGGTACGGATCGTGCTCACCGGCCCCGCCCCGCTCACCCCGCAGCCGGGCTGGACACTCGGCGCGTCGTCCCCGGTGCCCGTCGGGGACCTCGACGCCGCCGACACCCGGGCGGCCCGCGCCCTGGGCCACGCCGAGGCGACCCGCACCCCGCTGGAGGTCGGCTCCCCCGCCTCCGGCCTCGCCGCCCTGATCCCCCCGGACCGCGCCGCCGCCCACGCCCGCGCCCTCCTCGCCCCGCTCACCGCACCCCTGGCCGACACCCTGCGCTGCTGGCTGTCCCTGCACGGCAACTGGGACCGCACGGCGGTGGCCCTCTCCGTCCACCGCAACACCGTCCGCCAACGCGTCGGTCGGTGCGCGGAGTTGCTGGACATGGACCTGAACGACATGGACGTACGGACGGAGTTGTGGTTCGCGCTGCGCCGGACGTGA
- a CDS encoding phosphatase, producing the protein MPIPSRAALVDHLVRTRIAGDVATPRDNNLSHYRKLANGDRHYWLGLELGDRWADEQDVLAVMAERCGVNDDPAHRVGQDTIDPELTVDGLERMAARLRKAAAGSERVLFATGHPGGLLDVHRQTADALRRAGCEIVRIPSGLMADEGMVFQFADVAVLERGATLWHTHSPAPMAAILDAMEQQGRPLPDLVVADHGWAGCAGQRGLDSIGYADCNDPALFLGESEGTLQVTVPLDDHVTDPRFYDPMTDYLLDAAGLL; encoded by the coding sequence ATGCCGATACCCAGCCGCGCCGCCCTCGTCGACCACCTCGTCCGTACGCGTATCGCAGGTGATGTCGCCACACCCCGCGACAACAACCTCTCCCACTACCGCAAGCTCGCCAACGGCGACCGTCACTACTGGCTGGGCCTGGAGCTCGGCGACCGCTGGGCCGATGAGCAGGACGTGCTCGCCGTCATGGCCGAGCGGTGCGGAGTGAACGACGACCCCGCACACCGGGTGGGCCAGGACACCATCGATCCGGAGCTGACGGTCGACGGCCTGGAGCGGATGGCGGCGCGGCTGCGCAAGGCGGCTGCGGGCTCCGAGCGCGTCCTGTTCGCCACCGGCCACCCCGGCGGTCTGCTGGACGTGCACCGGCAGACGGCGGACGCCCTGCGCCGGGCGGGCTGCGAGATCGTCCGGATTCCGTCAGGGCTGATGGCGGACGAGGGCATGGTCTTCCAGTTCGCGGACGTCGCCGTACTGGAGCGCGGGGCGACCCTGTGGCACACGCACTCGCCGGCCCCGATGGCGGCCATCCTGGACGCCATGGAGCAGCAGGGCCGGCCGCTGCCCGACCTGGTCGTCGCCGACCACGGCTGGGCGGGCTGCGCGGGGCAGCGCGGGCTCGACTCGATCGGTTACGCGGACTGCAACGACCCGGCCCTGTTCCTCGGTGAGTCCGAGGGCACCCTCCAGGTCACCGTCCCCCTGGACGACCACGTCACCGACCCGCGCTTCTACGACCCGATGACGGACTACCTCCTGGACGCGGCCGGGCTGCTCTGA